One stretch of Macaca nemestrina isolate mMacNem1 chromosome 17, mMacNem.hap1, whole genome shotgun sequence DNA includes these proteins:
- the LOC105473566 gene encoding protein SCO1 homolog, mitochondrial has protein sequence MLVLVPGRVMRPLGGQLWRFLPRGLELWGPAEGTARVLLRQLCSRQAEVWRASGLPGYCLGTRPLSTARPPPPPPWSEKGPRDSTRPSKPGPVSWKSLAITFAIGGALLAGMKYMKKEKAEKLEKERQRQIGKPLLGGPFSLTTHTGEHKTDKDYLGQWLLIYFGFTHCPDVCPEELEKMIQVVDEIDSITTLPDLTPLFISIDPERDTKEAIAKYVKEFSPKLVGLTGTREEVDQVARAYRVYYSPGPKDEDEDYIVDHTIIMYLVGPDGEFLDYFGQNKRKGEIAASIVAHMRPYRKKS, from the exons ATGCTGGTCCTAGTACCCGGACGAGTTATGCGGCCTCTGGGTGGCCAACTTTGGCGCTTCTTGCCTCGCGGACTCGAGCTTTGGGGCCCAGCCGAGGGGACTGCGAGAGTCTTGCTGAGGCAGCTCTGCTCGCGGCAAGCGGAGGTGTGGCGTGCCTCGGGGCTCCCTGGCTACTGCTTAGGAACCCGGCCCCTCAGCACGGCGAGgccgccacccccacccccgtgGTCGGAGAAGGGCCCCAGAGACTCCACGCGCCCCTCGAAGCCCGGG CCTGTTTCCTGGAAGTCTTTAGCAATCACATTTGCTATTGGAGGAGCTTTATTGGCTGGAATGAAGtacatgaagaaagaaaaggcagaga AGTTAGAGAAGGAACGGCAGCGACAGATCGGCAAGCCTTTACTTGGGGGACCCTTTTCCCTCACAACTCATACTGGGGAGCATAAAACTGACAAGGACTACTTGGGTCAGTGGTTATTGATTTATTTTGGCTTCACTCATTGCCCTGATGTCTGTccagaagaactagagaagatgATTCAAGTCGTGGATGAAATAG ATAGCATTACAACTCTGCCAGATCTGACTCCACTTTTCATCAGCATTGACCCAGAGAGGGACACAAAAGAAGCCATCGCAAAGTATGTGAAAG aattttctcCCAAACTGGTTGGCTTGACTGGCACGAGAGAAGAAGTCGATCAAGTGGCCAGAGCATACAGAGTGTATTACAGCCCTGGCCCCAAGGATGAAGATGAAGACTACATA GTGGATCACACAATAATAATGTACTTGGTTGGACCAGATGGTGAGTTCCTAGATTATTTTGGCCAGAACaagaggaagggagaaatagCCGCTTCAATTGTCGCACACATGAGGCCATACAGGAAAAAGAGCTAG
- the LOC105473567 gene encoding manganese-dependent ADP-ribose/CDP-alcohol diphosphatase isoform X2: MDDKPSPEALSESSERLFSFGVIADVQYADLEDGFNFQGTRRRYYRHSLLHLQGAIEDWNNESSTPCCVLQLGDIIDGYNAQYNASEKSLELVMDTFKRLKVPVHHTWGNHEFYNFSREYLTHSKLNTKFLEDQIVHHPETMPSEDYYAYHFVPFPKFRFVLLDAYDLSVLGMDQSSPKYEQCMKILREHNPNTELNSPQGLSEPQFVQFNGGFSQEQLNWLNEVLTFSDTNQEKVVIAIFPFTQTPLTVCAWPGTTEMPWQSFGLMSAWCVSLLVTPMMVATLRILLVYITSA, from the exons ATGGATGATAAACCCAGCCCTGAAGCCCTAAGTGAGAGTTCAGAGCGTCTTTTCTCCTTTGGCGTTATTGCAGATGTTCAATATGCTGACTTAGAAGATGGCTTTAATTTCCAAGGAACCAGGCGGCGATACTACAGACATAGTCTTCTTCACTTACAGGGCGCCATTGAAGACTGGAATAATGAAAGCAGCACGCCCTGTTGTGTCCTTCAGCTTGGAGATATCATCGATGGATATAATGCACAGTATAATGCATCCGAAAAGTCCCTAGAACTTGTTATGGACACATTCAAGAGGCTTAAAGTGCCAGTTCATCATACATGGGGAAACCACGAATTCTATAACTTCAGTAGAGAGTATTTAACACACTCTAAACTTAACACTAAGTTTCTAGAAGATCAGATCGTACATCATCCCGAGACCATGCCTTCAGAGGATTATTATGCTTATCATTTTGTACCATTCCCTAAATTCCGGTTCGTTTTACTTGATGCGTATGACTTGAGTGTCTTGGGCATGGATCAGTCTTCTCCAAAATACGAGCAGTGTATGAAGATATTGAGGGAGCACAATCCAAATACGGAACTGAATAGTCCTCAAG GACTTTCTGAGCCCCAGTTTGTCCAGTTTAATGGAGGATTCAGCCAAGAACAGCTAAACTGGTTGAATGAAGTGCTTACATTCTCTGACACAAACCAAGAAAAGGTGGTGATT GCCATCTTCCCATTTACCCAGACGCCTCTGACAGtgtgtgcctggcctggaactaCAGAGATGCCCTGGCAGTCATTTGGTCTCATGAGTGCGTGGTGTGTTTCTTTGCTGGTCACACCCATGATGGTGGCTACTCTGAGGATCCTTTTGGTGTATATCACGTCAGCCTAG
- the LOC105473567 gene encoding manganese-dependent ADP-ribose/CDP-alcohol diphosphatase isoform X1, whose product MDDKPSPEALSESSERLFSFGVIADVQYADLEDGFNFQGTRRRYYRHSLLHLQGAIEDWNNESSTPCCVLQLGDIIDGYNAQYNASEKSLELVMDTFKRLKVPVHHTWGNHEFYNFSREYLTHSKLNTKFLEDQIVHHPETMPSEDYYAYHFVPFPKFRFVLLDAYDLSVLGMDQSSPKYEQCMKILREHNPNTELNSPQGLSEPQFVQFNGGFSQEQLNWLNEVLTFSDTNQEKVVIVSHLPIYPDASDSVCLAWNYRDALAVIWSHECVVCFFAGHTHDGGYSEDPFGVYHVSLEGVIETAPDSQAFGTVHVYPDKMTLKGRGRVPDRIMNYKKERAVHC is encoded by the exons ATGGATGATAAACCCAGCCCTGAAGCCCTAAGTGAGAGTTCAGAGCGTCTTTTCTCCTTTGGCGTTATTGCAGATGTTCAATATGCTGACTTAGAAGATGGCTTTAATTTCCAAGGAACCAGGCGGCGATACTACAGACATAGTCTTCTTCACTTACAGGGCGCCATTGAAGACTGGAATAATGAAAGCAGCACGCCCTGTTGTGTCCTTCAGCTTGGAGATATCATCGATGGATATAATGCACAGTATAATGCATCCGAAAAGTCCCTAGAACTTGTTATGGACACATTCAAGAGGCTTAAAGTGCCAGTTCATCATACATGGGGAAACCACGAATTCTATAACTTCAGTAGAGAGTATTTAACACACTCTAAACTTAACACTAAGTTTCTAGAAGATCAGATCGTACATCATCCCGAGACCATGCCTTCAGAGGATTATTATGCTTATCATTTTGTACCATTCCCTAAATTCCGGTTCGTTTTACTTGATGCGTATGACTTGAGTGTCTTGGGCATGGATCAGTCTTCTCCAAAATACGAGCAGTGTATGAAGATATTGAGGGAGCACAATCCAAATACGGAACTGAATAGTCCTCAAG GACTTTCTGAGCCCCAGTTTGTCCAGTTTAATGGAGGATTCAGCCAAGAACAGCTAAACTGGTTGAATGAAGTGCTTACATTCTCTGACACAAACCAAGAAAAGGTGGTGATTGTGA GCCATCTTCCCATTTACCCAGACGCCTCTGACAGtgtgtgcctggcctggaactaCAGAGATGCCCTGGCAGTCATTTGGTCTCATGAGTGCGTGGTGTGTTTCTTTGCTGGTCACACCCATGATGGTGGCTACTCTGAGGATCCTTTTGGTGTATATCACGTCAGCCTAGAAGGAGTTATTGAAACAGCTCCAGACAGCCAAGCGTTTGGCACAGTTCATGTCTATCCTGACAAAATGACGTTGAAAGGGAGAGGCAGAGTTCCAGACAGAATTATGaattacaagaaagaaagagcCGTCCATTGTTAg